In a genomic window of Shouchella clausii:
- a CDS encoding FAD-binding oxidoreductase: protein MKTNDPHILNLAKLVDGPKSILYLKEDLIAYDCDGFTIHKHLPKAVVFPKNTEEVAKIVKYCASHNLPFLARGAGTGLSGGAIPINGEVIISMVRMKRLISVDLENRRAVVEPGYVNLKLTNMIADKGYYYAPDPSSQYCCTIGGNVAENAGGAHCLKYGVTTNHILGLEVVLPNGEIINVNCEGVADVPGYDLLGLLTGSEGTLGIVTKITVRILKNPEAKQTVLAYFDEVSDGSYAVSDIVSAGIVPAALEMMDKTAIEGVEAAAFPVGHPQDIAALLLIEVDGISAGIDEQINQILDICKRRNVREVKVAENEQERARWWANRKTGFGAMGAISPDYLVQDGVIPRSKLPEVLERINQISEQSGLRIANIFHAGDGNLHPLVLFDARVPGETEKALEAGSACLKACADVGGSITGEHGVGIEKMEEMRFIFNEKEIAAQTRIREVFNPDNLLNGGKLFPSPGRCVEVKKNMKEVASAKQA, encoded by the coding sequence ATGAAAACAAACGATCCACATATTCTCAATCTTGCGAAGCTGGTAGATGGCCCAAAATCGATTCTTTATTTAAAAGAAGACTTGATCGCTTATGATTGTGACGGCTTTACAATTCATAAGCATTTGCCCAAGGCAGTCGTCTTCCCGAAAAATACCGAAGAGGTCGCAAAGATCGTCAAATATTGCGCTTCACATAATCTTCCTTTCCTTGCCAGAGGTGCGGGCACTGGTCTCAGCGGCGGTGCGATCCCAATCAATGGGGAAGTCATTATTAGCATGGTTCGTATGAAGCGTTTAATCAGCGTTGATTTGGAAAATCGCCGTGCCGTTGTCGAGCCGGGCTATGTTAACTTGAAATTGACGAACATGATTGCTGATAAGGGCTATTACTACGCGCCCGACCCTTCCAGTCAGTACTGTTGTACGATCGGCGGCAATGTGGCGGAGAACGCAGGCGGCGCACATTGTCTAAAGTATGGCGTCACCACGAACCATATTCTCGGTCTCGAGGTCGTCCTTCCTAATGGCGAAATCATTAACGTCAACTGTGAAGGTGTAGCAGATGTGCCAGGTTATGACTTGCTTGGCTTATTAACAGGCTCTGAAGGAACATTAGGCATCGTCACGAAAATCACGGTTCGTATTCTGAAAAATCCCGAAGCCAAGCAGACGGTGCTTGCCTATTTCGACGAAGTATCAGACGGCAGCTATGCCGTATCGGATATCGTATCGGCCGGAATTGTCCCGGCTGCACTTGAAATGATGGACAAAACCGCCATTGAAGGCGTAGAAGCCGCTGCATTTCCTGTTGGCCATCCCCAAGACATTGCCGCCCTTTTGCTCATAGAAGTGGATGGCATTTCGGCAGGGATCGATGAACAAATTAATCAGATTCTCGACATTTGCAAGCGGCGGAATGTCCGTGAGGTAAAAGTTGCCGAAAATGAGCAAGAACGGGCCAGATGGTGGGCGAATCGCAAGACCGGTTTCGGGGCGATGGGAGCTATTTCACCTGATTATTTAGTTCAGGACGGTGTGATTCCCCGCAGCAAATTGCCTGAGGTTCTGGAGCGAATCAATCAAATTAGTGAGCAATCCGGGCTTCGGATCGCCAACATTTTCCACGCAGGGGACGGCAATCTTCATCCACTTGTGCTGTTTGACGCTAGAGTTCCAGGGGAGACAGAAAAAGCGTTGGAAGCGGGCAGCGCTTGCTTAAAAGCATGTGCCGATGTCGGCGGATCGATTACAGGAGAGCATGGCGTAGGAATTGAAAAAATGGAAGAAATGCGGTTTATTTTCAACGAGAAAGAAATTGCCGCACAGACACGAATTCGTGAAGTGTTCAACCCAGATAATCTGCTAAATGGCGGGAAGCTGTTTCCAAGCCCAGGACGTTGTGTAGAGGTCAAAAAAAATATGAAGGAAGTTGCTTCGGCGAAGCAAGCCTAA